The genomic window CAGTATGAATTTCCCCCAGTgtgcctacttgcacaagtcctgtgcaaggtcagggagcatGAGAAACAAGTCACTCTCGTCGCCCCCaactggacttggttctcggatctcaagctcctcgcgacagcaccaccctggcaaattcccctgaggaagaaccttctttctcagggacggtgcCCCTtgtggcatccgcgcccagacatctggcacctccacgtctggcccttggaaggGATTCGGAGGATCTAAACGGTCTACAGCCAGCcatcgtagacacaatcacttaagccagagctccctctaccaggcagctttgtGCCCTAAATTGGCGCttatttgcaaattggtgttcttcctgatctgaagaccaACAGAGGTGTGCTGTTGGGTCAGTGCTCTCTTTCCTGCAGGAGAgcctggaggggcagctgtccccctcagCCTTGAAGGTTTATTTAGCCACCATAGCATctcaccatgatgcagtggatggtaagttgttagggaagcacaacctgatcatcatgtTCCTTGGAGGCGCCCGCAGGCTGAACACATGTTCCACTCATGGGATCTATCCGTTGTCCTCTCGGGCCTTTGGATAGCCccgtttgagccactagaatcagtcaacTAAAGGCCCTCtggtgtggcctgctcccatgctaattacatcgcttccctccctcagggatgaggggaactatatgacgtcttttggggGACGCAGCAGCTTGCCatcacctgcatcagcagtccacataACATGGTTCAGTACTGTGGCGTTTTTAGataaagacccctagtgtcactacatcgacacaacattgagtgagtgacagaagaagaatgtctcggttactgtcttGTTCCTTTCATAGTTTTCCATTTATTCCctcttatttttttctctccctaaATCATTAATAATGGACATATTTACTTCAACTTAGACTAGAATATGTATTGTGTATAAGCAATTTTTCTGAATTTTTTCACAATGTAATTTAACATCTTGAATAAAGCCTAGGCTACAtgtagagaaattgcataataaatgtcacCCTTTCTAGTCTTTCAGTTTGTGCAgttgtgccattttttttttcatgcaacaTGTGAACTCTGTCACGGGGTGTCACAGAGTAGCAACACAGAACACAACTGCAGGTGCAATCAAAGGCTTTTATTGAGGACAGTGATAATATGCCCACCAGGGTGAGGGAAAGGGCAAAAAAGGTGATGCAATGGATGGACCCACTGAATACCTCACAGAAATGGATCTCTTCTGACAAGGATTACAATAGTGTCAATAGTGAGCTGGTTCCATCATGGGGCTTGAGCGCGTAGTGTGCAGTCGTGAGTTTAGCCACTGACAGGACCCCAGAGTCTGAGGACACAGAGGGTAGGCACACACTGTTCTGGCAACACACACAAGAAGAGAAAGAGTGAGTATACAGCATGGGTGTAGCTTTCTCCACAGGAAGGAGAGATTggtgcccacacacacaaacgagATAAAGAGGAGAGGCAGATCAGTCCAGAACTGTTAGAACTGTCCAGAAATTGTTCATTATTGAAGAAGTTGTCTGTATCGTGATTATTGTAGATTCACTGTTTTGGACTGCCACTTCTATGCACCGCATCAACACCTTCTGTGTACGAGGCTTGCAATTTTTCCTTCCTGCGATGTAACGCAGTGTGGTGCTTCCCATTTATGATCCGTTTAACACTTTAGACCAACAAATTAAGACATAATAGCATGACACCCAACTAGAAGTTGATAATATAAACTGTTAAGCAAGAACTTAACATACTAAGCTTGGTGTCAATttaaagcccatggtgcaggttttttttttttggcaattttctagttggtaataaacatttaaacagttatcCATTGTATTTGATTATGTTGGgtactacaaaaaagaaatataatacgGAAAAGTAGGTGATATGTTAGCTTTTAGCTACAGCTTAGCGATTATTCTTATTTCTCCCACAATGCATTCcatgacgtcacatgaggtaCTCGCTGACTGTTAGACGACAGAAGAAAGCCCGCGGCCCACCTTACAATTGAGGGAGAGTGAGACGAGGAGTAGCTAACTAGTGAAAGAGTGACAGTGACAGATTTATAagtaagtagatagatagatagaatagcatAGCATAGATAGAATAGCATAGATAGTGAGAGATAGCATAGCATAACAGATAGCTTAGAGATAGATCATAAAAACGTTAGTCAAAATGGTTTATTACTGTGTTTGTGGCGGGTGCAAGAACTCCAGCAAAACTGGACATAGGGTCCATTCCTTCCCCAAGGACAAAGGGATCTTCCGAAGCTGGGTGCAGTTTGTGAAGATTAGGCGGGCAGATTTTTCAGCTAGCTCTGTCACCGCCTACTCGAGAATATGCAGCGCGCATTTCAAAGAGGAGGATTACCACTCAGGGGATGCTAAAATGGTCTCACTTGGATTAAAGAGTGAGAGGAGTGCTAAATTACTTCCTACCGCCGTGCAGTCTGTGAACGTAAACCTCTCTGCTTGCCCCGTCCCGAGGTCGAGAGACACCGTCTGCCATAGCGAGAAATTGCCAcggtaagcatcatgctaacgttAATGTTTACAAGCTGCGTGTTAGCTagctctgtgtgtattttgtataccgtGTTCCCTTTGACACAGCCTCCACTAACTTACAAGCACGATCACTCTGACATTAGAAGAGCATATTTCGTGATTCACGaataaaaattagaataataacaaaattgcccTGAAGTAAAATTCCATATCATCATGAAAGCTTTATGGCTGTGCCATAGGTTATTGTTTCCACTGGGAAACTAACGTTAGTTGTAGCACACACGTCCCATTTTATTGATGGACTTATGAAATGACTGGGAATATTTACTTATCTTCTTGGAATTTAAAAGATGATAAGTAAATAATTCTCAGTACTTCCaagttgaaaataaatgattaaatgtttccaTGTACTCCTGCAATGTGCTTGTACACCCAATGTGCTTGCGAATCACTGTTCTAAGTATTCATAGTATACCCACCTCTTATTTCACCACTacactcatttgcattttgctgaccctttttcatatttgttttcgcAAGATGTTGACAGACGCCTCACAGCAGGAGACTGTGGACAGTGTAGACACTGTGAAGAGTGTCGATACTGGGGATCAGCCCTTGCCCTCCTCCACTTCTGACGCTGGGACACAGTGTTCTTTGAAGCCCCGATGGTCTCACGGTAAAACTTGGGTATTTTAAGGGGTAGTTATTAGATATAGTCTCTAAAACATTGCCAGTATCTATGCAATCAGAACATTTCCAtacacattgattaaattaatacatagcCTACACCAAAAAAACATACCAGTTTAGATTTGCCATGATTGTCTCATGTTTGGGTATGTTTACTGCCTCTCCACAGCTGTGCAGGTTAACCTGAAGCCCAAGATGGTCAGCGTGGGCACACAGACATCATTCGGCACACAAACCTCCACTCCCCTTGCTAGTCctgaacagacagatgaagatgatgataatgCCTCTGTAATCAGTGACTTATCGTGGTTGCCCGAAGAGCCGATGCATGAGGAAGACTTGTTTGATGAGGAGCCACCTTACACGTGTGACCCCCATCACAAGTGAGATAGTTTAAAACCAACATAGACCATTTTGAATGCTCATTTTTGTGTACTGTAGCTTTGGTAGTTTGAATGCCCCCCCcaacaacaatttttttgttcttgtagtGGCATTGACAAATTCATTGTTTGCCAAGAGGAGCTGATGGGCCTTTTTGTCATCTGTCCGGCCTGTTGTGAGAGGTCAGATAGTAGCATTGTGCAGCAGGAAGGAACTTTTCTTAAGATCAAGCAGGTACGGTTTTGTTTACGCAGCAGGCCATCTGATTAGAAAATCAGAATATCTAATTACAATCTGATAGCTCTGACTGTCTTGccagttaatttaatttacaatgtatGTACCAGGCTGACTTTAGTCTATTGGTTTGTGATGGCATCATATTTGAGTGTTATACTGTATTGGTCATGTGTGTTTCATTGAAAACATGAAACCTTTGACCAGTAATGCACAGTACCTAATCTATATTGAATCCTGATATACTGttgattacacttttttttttttcttcttcttttttttttttttacatatctaggTCTGTGCATCATGTGGCTACCACCGTATCTGGCAAAACCAGCCAATGCTCCACAGGAACATGCCGACCTGCAACCTCCTGTTAAGCAGGGCCATTCATTTCACTGGATGTTTGGCCACCCAGACATTAAGAATGTTGACTCTGTTTGGCCTGCAGTGCATCAGTGCGAGCAGTTACTTTCGCCATCAGCGCCGCTACACCATCCCTGTAATCGTTCAGGCCTGGCAAAACGATCAAGCGAAGAATTTTTGTGACCTTTGGGCAATGGATGGCGGGCTAGTTCTTGCTGGTGACTGCAGGTAAACCAGTGTGAGAGCTCATAGACCAGTtgcacattttgatttttttatttgttatca from Xyrauchen texanus isolate HMW12.3.18 chromosome 3, RBS_HiC_50CHRs, whole genome shotgun sequence includes these protein-coding regions:
- the LOC127633123 gene encoding uncharacterized protein LOC127633123 codes for the protein MFGYVYCLSTAVQVNLKPKMVSVGTQTSFGTQTSTPLASPEQTDEDDDNASVISDLSWLPEEPMHEEDLFDEEPPYTCDPHHNGIDKFIVCQEELMGLFVICPACCERSDSSIVQQEGTFLKIKQVCASCGYHRIWQNQPMLHRNMPTCNLLLSRAIHFTGCLATQTLRMLTLFGLQCISASSYFRHQRRYTIPVIVQAWQNDQAKNFCDLWAMDGGLVLAGDCRSDSPGHCAKYGSYSLIEDRVNKVVDVQLVQSSEVPNSSWCELEGLKRSVGLLRERTCI